In Equus caballus isolate H_3958 breed thoroughbred chromosome 28, TB-T2T, whole genome shotgun sequence, the following proteins share a genomic window:
- the GALR3 gene encoding galanin receptor type 3, which yields MADAQNISLDSPGSVGAVAVPVVFAFIFLLGTVGNGLVLAVLLQPGPSAWQEPGSTTDLFILNLAVADLCFILCCVPFQAAIYTLDAWLFGALVCKAVHLLIYLTMYASSFTLAAVSVDRYLAVRHPLRSRALRTPRNARAAVGLVWLLAALCSAPYLSYYGTVRYGALELCVPAWEDARRRALDVATFAAGYLLPVAVVSLAYGRTLRFLWAAVGPAGAAAAEARRRATGRAGRAMLAVAALYALCWGPHHALILCFWYGRFAFSPATYACRLASHCLAYANSCLNPLVYALASRHFRARFRRLWPCGRRRRHRARCPPGARRALRRIGPASSGPAGCPGDAWPRGRLPAGGGWDGQPAGEPARGGEAGRALSARGPE from the exons ATGGCTGATGCCCAGAACATTTCGCTGGACAGCCCAGGGAGTGTGGGGGCTGTGGCAGTGCCTGTGGTCTTTGCCTTCATCTTCCTCCTGGGCACAGTGGGCAACGGGCTGGTGCTAGCGGTGCTGCTGCAGCCCGGCCCGAGTGCCTGGCAGGAGCCGGGCAGCACTACGGATCTATTCATCCTCAACCTGGCGGTGGCCGACCTCTGCTTCATCCTGTGCTGCGTGCCTTTCCAGGCTGCCATCTACACACTGGACGCCTGGCTCTTTGGAGCCCTCGTGTGTAAGGCCGTGCACCTGCTCATCTACCTCACCATGTACGCCAGCAGCTTCACGCTGGCCGCCGTCTCAGTGGACAG GTACCTGGCCGTGCGGCACCCGCTGCGCTCGCGGGCCCTGCGCACCCCGCGCAACGCCCGCGCCGCCGTGGGCCTCGTCTGGCTGCTGGCGGCGCTCTGCTCGGCGCCCTACCTCAGCTACTACGGCACGGTGCGCTACGGCGCGCTCGAGCTCTGCGTGCCCGCCTGGGAGGACGCGCGCCGCCGCGCCCTCGACGTGGCCACCTTCGCCGCCGGCTACCTGCTGCCTGTGGCCGTGGTGAGCCTGGCCTACGGGCGCACGCTGCGCTTCCTCTGGGCGGCCGTGGGCCCcgcgggcgcggcggcggccgaggcccggcgcAGAGCCACGGGCCGCGCGGGGCGCGCCATGCTGGCGGTGGCCGCGCTCTACGCCCTCTGCTGGGGCCCGCACCACGCGCTCATCCTGTGCTTCTGGTACGGCCGCTTCGCCTTCAGCCCGGCCACCTACGCCTGCCGCCTGGCCTCGCACTGCCTCGCCTACGCCAACTCCTGCCTCAACCCGCTCGTCTACGCGCTCGCCTCGCGCCACTTCCGCGCGCGCTTCCGCCGCCTGTGGCCctgcggccgccgccgccgccaccgcgcCCGCTGCCCACCGGGCGCGCGCCGCGCCCTCCGTCGCATCGGCCCGGCGTCCTCGGGCCCTGCCGGCTGCCCCGGGGACGCCTGGCCTCGCGGGAGGCTGCCGGCGGGCGGCGGCTGGGACGGGCAGCCCGCGGGGGAGCCTGCCCGCGGCGGAGAGGCTGGACGAGCCCTGTCTGCCCGAGGACCGGAATAA
- the ANKRD54 gene encoding ankyrin repeat domain-containing protein 54 isoform X1, with protein sequence MAAAAGGADDEPRSGRSSSDGECAVAPEPLTGPEGLFSFADFGSALGGGAGLPGRASGGAQSPLRYLHVLWQQDAEPRDELLCKIPAGRLRRASRPHRRLGPTGKEVHALKRLRDSANANDVETVQQLLEDGVDPCAADDKGRTALHFASCNGNDQIVQLLLDHGADPNQRDGLGNTPLHLAACTNHVPVITTLLRGGARVDALDRAGRTPLHLAKSKLNILQEGHSQCLEAVRLEVKQIIQMLREYLERLGRHEQRERLDDLCTRLQMTSTKEQVDEVTDLLASFTSLSLQMQSMERR encoded by the exons ATGGCAGCCGCCGCCGGGGGCGCGGACGACGAGCCGCGCTCGGGCCGCTCGAGCTCGGATGGCGAGTGCGCGGTGGCGCCGGAGCCGCTGACCGGCCCCGAGGGCCTGTTCTCCTTCGCCGACTTCGGGTCTGcgctgggcggcggcgcgggcctCCCGGGCCGGGCGTCCGGCGGGGCCCAGTCCCCGCTGCGCTACCTCCACGTCCTGTGGCAGCAGGACGCGGAGCCCCGCGATGAGCTGCTCTGTAAGATCCCCGCCGGCCGGCTGAGACGCGCCTCCAGGCCCCACCGCCGGCTCGGGCCCACCGGCAAGGAGGTGCACG CTCTGAAGAGGCTGAGGGACTCGGCCAACGCCAACGACGTGGAAACAG TGCAGCAGCTGCTGGAAGATGGCGTGGATCCCTGTGCAGCTGATGACAAGGGCCGCACAGCTCTACACTTTGCCTCCTGCAATGGCAACGACCAGATTG TGCAGCTCCTCCTGGACCACGGGGCTGATCCCAACCAGAGAGATGGGCTGGGGAACACGCCGCTGCACCTGG CGGCCTGCACCAACCACGTGCCTGTCATCACCACCCTGCTACGAGGAG GGGCCCGTGTGGATGCCCTGGACCGAGCTGGCCGCACACCCCTGCACCTGGCCAAGTCGAAGCTGAACATCCTGCAGGAAGGCCACTCCCAGTGCCTGGAGGCCGTGCGGCTGGAGGTGAAGCAG ATCATCCAGATGCTGAGGGAGTACCTGGAGCGCCTGGGGCGGCACGAGCAGCGGGAACGGCTGGACGACCTCTGCACCCGCCTCCAGATGACAAGCACCAAAGAGCAG GTGGATGAAGTGACCGACCTCCTGGCCAGCTTCACCTCCCTCAGCTTGCAGATGCAGAGCATGGAGAGGAGGTAG
- the ANKRD54 gene encoding ankyrin repeat domain-containing protein 54 isoform X2, giving the protein MAAAAGGADDEPRSGRSSSDGECAVAPEPLTGPEGLFSFADFGSALGGGAGLPGRASGGAQSPLRYLHVLWQQDAEPRDELLCKIPAGRLRRASRPHRRLGPTGKEVHALKRLRDSANANDVETVQLLLDHGADPNQRDGLGNTPLHLAACTNHVPVITTLLRGGARVDALDRAGRTPLHLAKSKLNILQEGHSQCLEAVRLEVKQIIQMLREYLERLGRHEQRERLDDLCTRLQMTSTKEQVDEVTDLLASFTSLSLQMQSMERR; this is encoded by the exons ATGGCAGCCGCCGCCGGGGGCGCGGACGACGAGCCGCGCTCGGGCCGCTCGAGCTCGGATGGCGAGTGCGCGGTGGCGCCGGAGCCGCTGACCGGCCCCGAGGGCCTGTTCTCCTTCGCCGACTTCGGGTCTGcgctgggcggcggcgcgggcctCCCGGGCCGGGCGTCCGGCGGGGCCCAGTCCCCGCTGCGCTACCTCCACGTCCTGTGGCAGCAGGACGCGGAGCCCCGCGATGAGCTGCTCTGTAAGATCCCCGCCGGCCGGCTGAGACGCGCCTCCAGGCCCCACCGCCGGCTCGGGCCCACCGGCAAGGAGGTGCACG CTCTGAAGAGGCTGAGGGACTCGGCCAACGCCAACGACGTGGAAACAG TGCAGCTCCTCCTGGACCACGGGGCTGATCCCAACCAGAGAGATGGGCTGGGGAACACGCCGCTGCACCTGG CGGCCTGCACCAACCACGTGCCTGTCATCACCACCCTGCTACGAGGAG GGGCCCGTGTGGATGCCCTGGACCGAGCTGGCCGCACACCCCTGCACCTGGCCAAGTCGAAGCTGAACATCCTGCAGGAAGGCCACTCCCAGTGCCTGGAGGCCGTGCGGCTGGAGGTGAAGCAG ATCATCCAGATGCTGAGGGAGTACCTGGAGCGCCTGGGGCGGCACGAGCAGCGGGAACGGCTGGACGACCTCTGCACCCGCCTCCAGATGACAAGCACCAAAGAGCAG GTGGATGAAGTGACCGACCTCCTGGCCAGCTTCACCTCCCTCAGCTTGCAGATGCAGAGCATGGAGAGGAGGTAG